Within the Streptomyces sp. YIM 121038 genome, the region GGGGCGGGCCGGTCCGCGAGGGGGCGGGCGGCTACTCGGCCCGCGGCGGCTGTGGGTTCTCAGCCGTGTCGTCGGCGGCGGCCCGGCGGGCGCGGTGGAACGCGCCGAACCGGTCCCCGATGCTCTGCCCGGAGCGGTGCCGTTCGTCCGGCGAGGCGCTGCTCGCGCCGGTCCGCTCGGCGTCGGGGCCGGTCTGCTGGGCGTCCTGCCGCTCGCTGGAGTGCCGGTTGTCGGGGTGCCGTTCCGCGGTGCGCCGTTCGGTCGCGGCGTGCGCGGCGGCCATCGTGCGGCCGGGCCGCCGCACGGGCAAGCCGCCGGGGGTGGCCTGCGGGGCGCCGGGGGCCTCGGGACCGTCCGCGGGGCCCTGCTCCGGAAGCACCGGCGACACCGGGCCCGCCGAAGCGGGCGCCGACGGCAGGGACGCGGAAGGGCCCGCCTCGGTGGCCTCCGGCCCGACGGCCTGTCCGGGTGCCGGGAGGGCCGGGGCCTCGGTGACGGAGGCCTCGATCGAAGGGGCCTCCGCCGAAGGGGCCGCCACCGTGCGGGCGCTGTCCGGCTGGGGCTGCTGCGCCAGGAGCTGCGGGGGGAGCAGGATGACGACGCCGGTGCCGCCGCGCGAGGAGGGGCGGAAGTTCACGCTGACGCCGTACTTGACGGCCAGTCGGCCGACGACGGCGAGGCCGAGCCGGGTGCCCTGGAGCAGCGCGAGGTCGGCGGCCTGCCCGGACACGGACTCCTTGGCGCGGCGCAGCGCCGCCTCGGACATGCGCAGGCCGCTGTCCTCGATGGTGACGACGACGCCGGTGCGCGACTCCTCGACGTAGACGTGGACCTCGTCGGTGGGCGGCGAGAAGTTCGCGGCGTTGTCCATCAGTTCGGCCAGCAGGTGCATGACGCCTTCGGCGGCGAAGCCGACCACGGCGGCCTTGGTGGAGCTGTGCAGCCGTACGCGCTGATAGGCGGCGATGCGTCCGACGGCGCCGCGCAGGATGCTCTCCATGACGATGGGCTTGTTCCAGGCGCGGCTGGAGCGGCCGCCCATCAGGAGCGCGAGCCGGTCGGTCATCAGGCCGAGCTGGGACGTGCTGTGGTCGAGCCTGAGCAGGTCGCCGAAGACGTCCTCGCCGTGGCGGTCCTGCATCTCGCGCAGGTCGGCGAGCATGCTGACGGACTTCGCCTGCACCCGGCTCAGCGCCTTCGCGCTCGCGGTCTGGGCGGCGGCCGCGCGCCGCTCGCTCAGGGCGAGTTCCCGCACGGCGGCCTCGGTGAGGTCGCGCAGCGTGGGGTCGGCGGGCCAGGTCACGTTCGCGAGGACGCGGTCCGCCGAGGCGCCGCCGCGCAGCGCGCCGACGACCGCGGGCAGGGTCTCGGTGGCGAGCAGCCGTACGTCGTCGGTCACCCGGGTCAGGTCACCGGCCGTGTGGTGCTGGGCGGCGGCCGCGCCCGCGGCGCGGCCCTCGGCGTCGGCGAGGAGGGTGACGCAGACGTTCAGGAGCTCGCGGTACGCCGGTTCGGCCGGGGGCCGGGTCTGGTGCAGGGCGTCCTGCGGGCCCGCGCCGTCGCGCAGGGACCGGGCCACGGTCGGCAGGGTCACCTGCGCCATGTGGATCACTTCGGCGCCCCGGGCGCCCAACTGCGTCTGCGCGCCGGTCAGCTGGCTCTCCAGCTGCGCGGCGTGCGCCCGCAGCCGGGCCGCGCCCGCGCGCCCCGTCCAGACGACGACGGCCAGGAGCAGCCAGCCGACCACGGCCACGGCGGCCACCCAGCCGCGGGCGGCCGACGGCGCGAGCCCCGCCGCCACGGCTCCCGCCACGGCGGCCGCCCCGAGCAGGAGCAGCGGTAGCGAGGACGCCGTTCGCGGAGTGCCGGCTATGCCGGACGGACGCCCATCAGCGGACAAAGTCATTCCGTGACCCCTCGGTCTCGGCACGGGGATGCAGGCTGTCGGCCCGCCCTCACATCGGTGCCGTCGCGAAGGAGGCCCGCTTCGGGCCGCGGCCCTCCGACGGCTGCGCATGGTCATGCTAATCGCAAGATCGTGTGGCTGTGGCAAGCACCCTGAACTGGAGCCTCCGCCTAGCGGCGTTCGTCGCGAAAGGAGCCCGCGGCGCCGGGCATGTGTTATAGGGCCCGCCGCCGGTTTTCGGCGCGCGGGCCGCACCCGCCCTGTCGAGCCGAACGTTTCTGCACTCCGTCAGATGCCCTTCCCCCGCGCCCCGTAGAAGAACACCCCCACTCAAGTCCGGACAGCGGGCGACTATTTTCAGCCGCACGGGGCGCGTGCGGCGATCTCGGCCCCGGCACCGCACGCGCCCACCCGCTGTCTCGTACCGTCAGATGCCACGCCCCGTCAGACGCCCCGCCCCGTCAGAGCAGCAGCCGCGGGCTGTAGAGGTCGATCCAGGTGTGGAGGTCGAGGAACTTCTCCAGTGCGGCCCGGAGCGCCTGGGGGCGCGGATGGTCGGTGGGGCCGACGTGCGCGGCGCGGGTGGCCGCCGCCCGGTCGAACAGGGCGAAGACCTGGTGGTCCGGGTCAGCCAGGACGTCGCGCACCTGCCTCTGGAGCGCGGGGACGTAGTGCCGGTCCTGCGTCATCGGGTAGGGGCTCTTCCGCCGCATGAGCACACCGTCGGGTACGACGTGGCGTGCCGCGGCCCGCAGCACGCTCTTCTCCCTGTTCTGCGCGGTGTGCAGGGACCAGGGGACGTTGAAGGCGTACTCCGCGATGCGGTGGTCGCAGAACGGCACCCGCACTTCCAGTCCCACGGCCATGCTGAGCCGGTCCTTGCGCTCCAGCATGCCGGTGAGGCTGCGGGTGAGGTGCAGATGGAGCAGTTCGCGTGACCGACGTTGCGCGGGGCTCTCGCCGTCGAGCGCCGGGGTCGCGGCGAGGGCTTCGCGGTAGCGGTACGCCGCGTACCCGGGCAGGTCGAGGACCGGCGCCAGGTCCTCGGGCAGGAAGGCGCGCTCCTGCCGTGTCCGGCCGAGCGCGGCCGTCAGCCAGGGAAAGCCCGCGGTCTCCCGCAGGGCGGGGTCGTGGAACCACCAGTAGCCGCCGAACATCTCGTCGGCGCCCTCTCCGGACAGCGCGACTGTGGACTGCTCGCGTATCGCGGTGAAGAGCTGGAGCAGGGAGTGGTCCATGTCTCCGCAGCCGATGGGGAGGTCCCGGGCGCGGACGGCAGTGCGGCGTACGTCGGGCCTCGCGAGGTCGCCTGCGTCCAGCACGATGTCGGTGTGATCGGTGTCGAGGTGCTTGACGACCTCGTGGACGTGGGGCGCGTCGGGGCTGACGTTGTGGTGGTCGGGCGTGAAGTGGTCGGTGTGTCCCTGGAAGTCCACGGAGAAGGTGCGCAGCCGCTCTCCGTACCCGCTCAGGGTGTCGGCCGCGAACCCGGCGATCGCGCTCGAATCGAGCCCCCCGGACAGGAGCAGGCAGCGCGGCACGTCCGCGACGAGCTGCTCGCGCACCGAGCCGCTGAGGAGTTCCTCGACGTGTGCGGTGGTCGCGTCCGGGTCCTCGGTGTGGGGCCTGGCGGTCAGGCTCCAGTACGTGCGCTCGCGTGCGCCGCGGCGGTCGAGCGTCAGGAGGGAGGCGGGGCGCAGTTCCCGCATCCCGCGCCAGATCGCCGCGCCCGGCGTCTTCACGCCGAGGAAGATCTCGCGCAGCCCGTCGTGGTCGACGGCGGCCTCGACCGACGGATGCGCGAGGAGGGCCTTGGGCTCGGAGCCGAACAGGAGGCCGTGCGGCGTGCGGTAGTAGTAGAGGGGCTTGATGCCCAGGCGGTCACGGACCAACAGGAGGCGGTCGGTGCGGCCGTCCCAGATCCCGAAGGCGTACATGCCCCTCAGGTGCTCGACGAGGCGGTCCCCCCACTCCAGGTAGGCCCGCAGGACCACTTCGGTGTCGCCGACGGTACGGAAGTGGTGACCGCGGCCGCGCAGCTCCTGTCGTAGGGCGACGAAGTTGTAGACCTCTCCGCTGTAGGTCATGACCACGGGTCCGTCCGGCGTCGCCGCGGTCATCGGCTGTGCGCCTCCGTCGAGGTCGATGACCGCCAGGCGCTGGTGCCCCAGCGCGGCGTGCCGGCCGGTCCAGGTCCCCGAGGCGTCGGGGCCCCTGGTGCGCAGCGACCGGGTCATGTCGAGGACGGTCTCTTCCTGATGGGTGAGGTCGGCGTCGAACGCGACCCATCCCGCGATGCCGCACATCAGGTCTCCCCGTTTCGTCGTTCGGCCGTGGCTCCGGGACTCGTGCTGGACGGTGGAGGCGCGGCCATCAGTCGACGAAGACGTGGTCGCCCCGCATGGTGTCGCTGCCGGGAGGCGGCTCGGCCGGGTCGGACCCCAGTGCGCGGATCTTGTTGTCGTGGTCGACGTGGACGACCTTGGGCGCGAAGCGGGCCGCGTCCTCGTCGGGGACGTGGGCGTAGGCGATGATGATGACGAGGTCACCGGGGCTGATCAGCCGGGCCGCCGCGCCGTTGATGCCGACGACGCCGGTGCCGCGCGGGCCTTCGATGAGGTAGGTGGACAGACGGCTGCCGTTGTTGATGTCGACGATGTCGACCTTCTCCCCGGGCAGGAGGTCGGCCGCGTCCATCAGATCGCGGTCCAGGGTCAGCGATCCGACGTAGTGCAGATCTGCCTGAGTGACGGTGGCCCGATGGACCTTGGACTTGAACAGGGTGCGGTAGTACATGGTGTCTGCCTTTCTCATGCGGTGTTCCGGTCTCATGCGGTGTTCCGGCGCGGGGAGGTCGCCCGCGGGTGTGCGGTGGATCAGCTCTGTACGGCCTTGGTCTCCAGGAACTCCTCAAGGCCCGCGGTGCCGCCCTCGCGGCCGTTTCCCGACTGCTTGTAGCCGCCGAAGGGGGCGTTGGGGTCGAAGGGCGCTCCGTTGACCTGCACCTGTCCGGCGCGCAGTGCGCGGGCCACGGCGAAGGCGCGGTCCTCGTCGGCCGACCACACGGCTGCGGCCAGGCCGTACACCGTGTCGTCGGCGATCCGCAGGGCCTCTTCCTCGGTGTCGTACGCCTCGATGGCGAGGACGGGACCGAATACCTCGTCGTGGTGCAGGGCCATGTCCGGGGAGACGCGCGACAGCACGGTGGGGCGCACGAAGAATCCCCGGGGCAGGTCGGCGGGCGGGTCCTCTCCCCCGGTGACGAGGACGGCTCCGGCGGCCCGGGCGGCGGTGATGTGGCGCCGTACCCGCTGGAGTTGTACGGCGGACACCAGTGGCCCCAGCCGCGTCCGCTCGTCCTTGGGGTCTCCCGGTGCCCAGCCGGAGGCCGTGTGGCGGGCCAGTTCCTCCACCTCGGCGAGGGCGGGGCGGGGCACGATCAGCCGAGTGAGGGCGGAGCAGGTCTGGCCGTTGTTGAGGAACGCCGACGCCATGACCGCGGGGACGACACGGGCCGGGTGGGCGTCGGCGAGCATGACCGCGGGGCTCTTGCCGCCGAGTTCGAGCGTGACCTTCTTCAGGGTCTGCGCGGCCAGGACGCTGACCCTGCGGCCGGTGCGCGTGGACCCGGTGAGGGAGACCACGTCGACTCCGGGGTGGGCCGCCAGGGCCTCGCCCGCCCGCGGTCCGCTGCCG harbors:
- a CDS encoding ATP-binding protein — encoded protein: MTLSADGRPSGIAGTPRTASSLPLLLLGAAAVAGAVAAGLAPSAARGWVAAVAVVGWLLLAVVVWTGRAGAARLRAHAAQLESQLTGAQTQLGARGAEVIHMAQVTLPTVARSLRDGAGPQDALHQTRPPAEPAYRELLNVCVTLLADAEGRAAGAAAAQHHTAGDLTRVTDDVRLLATETLPAVVGALRGGASADRVLANVTWPADPTLRDLTEAAVRELALSERRAAAAQTASAKALSRVQAKSVSMLADLREMQDRHGEDVFGDLLRLDHSTSQLGLMTDRLALLMGGRSSRAWNKPIVMESILRGAVGRIAAYQRVRLHSSTKAAVVGFAAEGVMHLLAELMDNAANFSPPTDEVHVYVEESRTGVVVTIEDSGLRMSEAALRRAKESVSGQAADLALLQGTRLGLAVVGRLAVKYGVSVNFRPSSRGGTGVVILLPPQLLAQQPQPDSARTVAAPSAEAPSIEASVTEAPALPAPGQAVGPEATEAGPSASLPSAPASAGPVSPVLPEQGPADGPEAPGAPQATPGGLPVRRPGRTMAAAHAATERRTAERHPDNRHSSERQDAQQTGPDAERTGASSASPDERHRSGQSIGDRFGAFHRARRAAADDTAENPQPPRAE
- the asnB gene encoding asparagine synthase (glutamine-hydrolyzing), yielding MCGIAGWVAFDADLTHQEETVLDMTRSLRTRGPDASGTWTGRHAALGHQRLAVIDLDGGAQPMTAATPDGPVVMTYSGEVYNFVALRQELRGRGHHFRTVGDTEVVLRAYLEWGDRLVEHLRGMYAFGIWDGRTDRLLLVRDRLGIKPLYYYRTPHGLLFGSEPKALLAHPSVEAAVDHDGLREIFLGVKTPGAAIWRGMRELRPASLLTLDRRGARERTYWSLTARPHTEDPDATTAHVEELLSGSVREQLVADVPRCLLLSGGLDSSAIAGFAADTLSGYGERLRTFSVDFQGHTDHFTPDHHNVSPDAPHVHEVVKHLDTDHTDIVLDAGDLARPDVRRTAVRARDLPIGCGDMDHSLLQLFTAIREQSTVALSGEGADEMFGGYWWFHDPALRETAGFPWLTAALGRTRQERAFLPEDLAPVLDLPGYAAYRYREALAATPALDGESPAQRRSRELLHLHLTRSLTGMLERKDRLSMAVGLEVRVPFCDHRIAEYAFNVPWSLHTAQNREKSVLRAAARHVVPDGVLMRRKSPYPMTQDRHYVPALQRQVRDVLADPDHQVFALFDRAAATRAAHVGPTDHPRPQALRAALEKFLDLHTWIDLYSPRLLL
- the panD gene encoding aspartate 1-decarboxylase is translated as MYYRTLFKSKVHRATVTQADLHYVGSLTLDRDLMDAADLLPGEKVDIVDINNGSRLSTYLIEGPRGTGVVGINGAAARLISPGDLVIIIAYAHVPDEDAARFAPKVVHVDHDNKIRALGSDPAEPPPGSDTMRGDHVFVD
- a CDS encoding aldehyde dehydrogenase family protein, whose product is MPAYDRLYIDGAWVPSHHTGSLTVVDPTTEEPLASVPDATERDVDAAVRAARAAADGWAATAVEERAGHLRAIAAELGRRTEALAQLITRDVGTPLSFSRAVQVTLPVNSFHHAARTALAYPFERQQGPSRLLREPYGVVAAVTPWNYPVHQAAAKVAYALAAGNTVVLKPSEVAPLGVWELTDVIASAGLPPGVFNLVGGSGPRAGEALAAHPGVDVVSLTGSTRTGRRVSVLAAQTLKKVTLELGGKSPAVMLADAHPARVVPAVMASAFLNNGQTCSALTRLIVPRPALAEVEELARHTASGWAPGDPKDERTRLGPLVSAVQLQRVRRHITAARAAGAVLVTGGEDPPADLPRGFFVRPTVLSRVSPDMALHHDEVFGPVLAIEAYDTEEEALRIADDTVYGLAAAVWSADEDRAFAVARALRAGQVQVNGAPFDPNAPFGGYKQSGNGREGGTAGLEEFLETKAVQS